In the genome of Photobacterium sp. TLY01, one region contains:
- a CDS encoding multidrug efflux RND transporter permease subunit, protein MRFTDIFIKRPVLAVSISILIALLGFQAIFKMQVREYPEMTNTVVTVTTSYYGASADLIQGFITQPLEQAIAQADNIDYMTSSSVLGSSTITVNMKLNTDPNAALSDVLAKTNSVRSQLPREAEDPTVTMSTGSTTAVMYIGFTSDELNSSQITDYLERVFNPQLFTVNGVSKIDLYGGMKFALRVWLDPAKMAAYNLTASDIMTVLNANNYQSATGQATGEFVLYNGTADTQVKTTDELKKLIVSTQKGQVIRLGDIAKVTRAKSHDIYRATANGEEAVVAAINAAPSANPINIAADVLDLLPEIQRNMPSNIKMNVLYDSTVAINESIQEVIKTIGEAALIVLVVITLFLGSFRAVLIPIITIPLSLIGVAMVMQAFGFSWNLMTLLAMVLAIGLVVDDAIVVLENVDRHIKLGESPFRAAIIGTREIAVPVIAMTLTLGAVYAPIALMGGITGSLFKEFALTLAGSVFISGIIALTLSPMMCSKILKAHDKPNRFEDTVHSVLDRMTSRYEKMLTTVMKSRPVVIVFAIIVFAMLPVLFKFIPSELAPAEDKGVLMMMGTGPSTANLDYIENSMSEVNEMLSNQPEVAFAQVFSGVPQSNQAFGIASMVPWSQREASQAEVVGRVTTLVNDVPGMAVTAFQMPELPGAGSGLPIQFVITTPNNFESLFQVAGSILDDVTKNPMFVYSNLDLNFDSATMKISIDKDKAGAYGVTMQDIGITLSTMMADGYVNRIDLNGRSYEVIPQVERKYRLNPESLNAFYVRAADGNSVPLGSLITIDVVAEPRALPHFNQLNSATIGVVPMPGTAMGDAIDWFRTEAVSQLPSGYQYDFMGEARQYVTEGNALFATFGLALAVIFLVLAIQFESLRDPMVIMVSVPLAICGALVSLAWGAASMNIYSQVGLITLIGLITKHGILICEVAKEEQLNHQKDKMSAVMEAAKVRLRPILMTTAAMIAGLVPLLYATGAGAAQRFSIGIVIVSGLAIGTLFTLFVLPVIYTYLASTHKPLPVFVEDKDLEKLKRADEAKLALKARES, encoded by the coding sequence ATGCGCTTTACTGATATATTCATAAAAAGGCCGGTCCTGGCAGTGTCGATCAGTATTCTGATTGCCCTGCTTGGTTTTCAGGCTATTTTCAAAATGCAGGTCCGGGAATATCCCGAGATGACCAATACCGTAGTCACTGTGACGACCAGTTATTACGGTGCCAGTGCCGATCTGATCCAAGGCTTTATTACTCAGCCACTGGAGCAGGCCATCGCGCAGGCAGACAATATTGATTACATGACATCGTCATCGGTACTGGGTTCCTCGACAATTACCGTCAACATGAAACTCAATACCGATCCCAACGCGGCCCTGTCTGATGTACTGGCAAAAACCAACTCGGTGCGCTCTCAGCTTCCCCGTGAAGCGGAAGACCCGACTGTAACTATGTCGACCGGCTCTACCACGGCGGTTATGTACATCGGCTTTACCAGTGACGAGCTCAATTCCAGCCAGATCACCGATTACCTGGAACGGGTATTCAACCCGCAGCTGTTCACAGTGAACGGCGTTTCCAAAATCGATCTTTATGGCGGGATGAAATTTGCGCTGCGGGTATGGCTGGATCCGGCCAAGATGGCGGCATACAACCTGACTGCCAGCGACATCATGACAGTGCTGAATGCCAATAACTATCAGTCGGCCACGGGTCAGGCTACGGGCGAGTTTGTGCTGTATAACGGCACGGCAGATACCCAGGTCAAAACCACAGATGAGCTGAAAAAACTGATTGTCTCGACGCAGAAAGGTCAGGTGATCCGCTTAGGTGATATCGCCAAAGTCACCCGGGCAAAAAGCCACGACATTTACCGTGCAACAGCAAACGGTGAGGAAGCCGTGGTCGCTGCAATCAATGCGGCGCCAAGCGCGAACCCGATCAATATTGCCGCCGATGTGCTGGATCTGCTGCCTGAAATTCAGCGCAACATGCCAAGCAACATCAAGATGAACGTCCTGTACGACTCAACAGTTGCCATTAACGAGTCGATTCAGGAGGTTATCAAGACTATCGGTGAAGCAGCGCTGATTGTACTTGTGGTGATCACCCTGTTCCTGGGTTCGTTCCGCGCGGTACTCATCCCTATCATTACCATTCCGCTGTCGCTGATTGGGGTGGCCATGGTAATGCAGGCCTTCGGTTTCTCCTGGAACCTGATGACGCTGTTGGCCATGGTACTGGCCATCGGCCTGGTGGTCGATGATGCCATCGTGGTACTGGAAAACGTCGATCGTCACATCAAACTCGGCGAGTCACCGTTCCGGGCAGCCATTATCGGTACCCGTGAAATTGCGGTGCCTGTTATCGCCATGACCCTGACGCTGGGCGCGGTATACGCACCTATCGCACTGATGGGCGGCATTACCGGCTCACTGTTTAAAGAGTTCGCCCTGACGCTGGCGGGATCGGTCTTTATCTCAGGGATTATCGCGCTGACACTGTCGCCGATGATGTGTTCTAAGATCCTGAAAGCACACGATAAGCCAAACCGCTTTGAAGATACAGTGCACAGTGTTCTGGATCGCATGACCAGCCGCTATGAAAAAATGCTGACCACAGTGATGAAATCACGCCCTGTGGTGATTGTGTTTGCGATCATTGTCTTTGCTATGCTGCCGGTTCTGTTCAAGTTCATTCCCAGTGAACTGGCACCGGCAGAAGATAAAGGCGTACTGATGATGATGGGTACCGGCCCGTCTACCGCTAACCTGGATTACATTGAAAACTCCATGAGCGAAGTGAACGAAATGCTGAGTAATCAGCCTGAAGTGGCTTTTGCTCAGGTGTTCTCCGGTGTACCGCAATCCAACCAGGCATTCGGTATCGCTTCTATGGTGCCCTGGAGTCAGCGCGAAGCCAGTCAGGCAGAAGTGGTCGGCCGTGTCACTACCCTGGTTAACGATGTCCCTGGTATGGCGGTAACGGCTTTCCAGATGCCGGAACTGCCGGGTGCGGGTTCTGGTCTGCCCATCCAGTTTGTCATAACGACTCCCAACAACTTTGAAAGCCTGTTTCAGGTGGCCGGTTCGATTCTGGATGATGTCACCAAAAATCCGATGTTTGTGTATTCAAACTTGGATCTGAACTTCGACTCCGCCACCATGAAGATCAGCATAGACAAAGACAAAGCAGGGGCTTATGGCGTCACTATGCAGGATATCGGTATCACCCTAAGCACCATGATGGCCGACGGTTATGTCAACCGCATCGACCTCAATGGCCGTTCTTATGAGGTGATTCCACAGGTAGAACGTAAGTACCGCCTGAATCCTGAATCCCTGAACGCCTTCTATGTTCGTGCTGCTGATGGTAATTCTGTGCCCCTGGGCAGCCTGATCACTATTGATGTTGTGGCTGAGCCGCGTGCACTGCCGCACTTCAACCAGCTGAACTCAGCAACCATAGGTGTGGTGCCTATGCCAGGGACCGCCATGGGTGACGCTATCGACTGGTTCCGTACCGAAGCCGTCAGCCAGCTACCATCTGGCTATCAGTATGACTTCATGGGCGAGGCTCGCCAGTACGTGACCGAAGGCAATGCCCTGTTTGCAACATTCGGTCTGGCATTGGCAGTGATCTTCCTGGTGCTGGCTATCCAGTTCGAATCACTGCGCGACCCTATGGTGATCATGGTATCGGTACCGCTGGCTATCTGTGGCGCGCTGGTCTCGCTGGCCTGGGGCGCGGCTTCGATGAACATCTACTCACAAGTAGGTTTGATCACCCTGATTGGTCTGATCACCAAACACGGGATTCTGATCTGTGAAGTCGCAAAAGAAGAGCAGCTCAATCACCAGAAAGACAAAATGTCTGCGGTAATGGAAGCCGCCAAAGTGCGTCTGCGTCCAATTCTGATGACCACCGCGGCGATGATTGCCGGTCTGGTTCCTCTGCTGTACGCCACCGGGGCAGGTGCTGCCCAGCGCTTCAGTATCGGTATCGTTATCGTATCCGGTCTGGCGATAGGCACACTCTTTACCCTGTTCGTGCTGCCGGTGATCTACACCTACCTGGCAAGTACTCATAAACCGCTGCCGGTTTTTGTGGAGGACAAGGATCTGGAAAAGTTAAAACGGGCTGACGAAGCGAAACTCGCGCTGAAAGCCCGGGAAAGTTAA
- a CDS encoding efflux RND transporter periplasmic adaptor subunit — translation MKKWVAWIVMLIIVAVLFGTLFTSKYFEIKGKMAYFANMPEPDYPVTVVEAKPTNWVPAIEAIGFIEPNQGVTVTTEVAGVIKSLEFDSGMSVKKGQRLLALDSDVEEANLKSSQARLPAAKAKFIRYQDLYKKGSISKEAFDGAQADYFSLSADIESLKATIDRRIIKAPFAGDVGLRNVFLGEYIQPGTDIVRLEDTSLMKLRFTIPQTDLSDIHIGQEVDIAVDAYPDAKFQGKISAIEPAVNYQSGLVQVQADIPNNAGRLRSGMFARANIILPTLENQVVLPQFAITYTLYGDNVYVLYEDDEGVTRVRQSVVKTGERKRDIIHVLDGVKPGDRVVTTGQVRLSNDVKVRIVENDALKTPAETPML, via the coding sequence ATGAAAAAATGGGTAGCATGGATAGTCATGCTCATCATCGTTGCCGTGCTGTTTGGCACGCTTTTTACGTCCAAGTACTTTGAAATCAAAGGGAAGATGGCTTATTTCGCCAACATGCCTGAACCGGATTATCCGGTGACTGTGGTGGAGGCTAAACCGACCAATTGGGTACCGGCCATTGAAGCGATTGGTTTCATCGAGCCCAACCAAGGCGTGACTGTCACCACGGAAGTGGCCGGTGTGATCAAGTCGCTGGAATTCGACTCAGGCATGTCGGTGAAAAAAGGCCAACGTCTGCTCGCGCTGGACTCAGATGTTGAGGAAGCCAACCTCAAGAGCTCCCAGGCTCGTCTGCCAGCCGCCAAAGCCAAGTTCATCCGCTATCAGGACCTGTACAAAAAAGGCTCTATCTCTAAGGAAGCCTTTGATGGCGCGCAAGCGGATTACTTCTCTCTGTCTGCTGATATTGAGAGCCTGAAAGCCACCATCGACCGTCGCATTATTAAAGCCCCGTTTGCCGGTGATGTCGGTCTGCGCAATGTGTTCCTGGGTGAGTATATTCAGCCCGGTACGGACATCGTCCGTCTGGAAGATACTTCCCTGATGAAGCTGCGCTTCACCATTCCGCAAACCGATCTGTCTGACATCCACATCGGACAGGAAGTGGACATCGCCGTTGATGCTTACCCGGATGCCAAGTTCCAGGGCAAGATCAGTGCAATTGAGCCTGCGGTCAATTATCAGAGCGGCTTAGTTCAGGTTCAGGCAGATATTCCAAATAACGCCGGCCGTCTGCGCAGCGGTATGTTTGCCCGTGCCAACATCATTCTGCCGACCCTGGAAAATCAGGTTGTCCTGCCGCAGTTTGCCATCACCTATACCCTGTATGGCGATAATGTGTATGTGCTGTACGAAGATGACGAAGGCGTTACCCGCGTCCGTCAGTCCGTGGTGAAAACCGGTGAACGTAAGCGCGATATTATCCATGTCCTTGATGGCGTGAAACCGGGAGACCGCGTTGTGACCACAGGCCAGGTGCGCCTGAGTAATGATGTGAAAGTCCGTATCGTCGAAAACGATGCCCTGAAAACCCCGGCTGAAACACCGATGCTGTGA
- a CDS encoding TetR/AcrR family transcriptional regulator: MTDKKERILQATEELLAKHGFHGLSMNMVAKEARVATGTIYRYFSDKDDLLYQLHDHILTIVARKITQNVSDVMPLEQQFRTMWLNIWNMATDNEAPLINRGQFENMPHRGKQYKIALEQTLFAPVHRMFDTGKAQGLFKPLDNEILSALSLEPSACLARKHLSGTFTVSDEARDAAIKACWDAVITH, translated from the coding sequence ATGACTGACAAAAAAGAACGTATCTTGCAGGCAACCGAAGAATTGCTGGCAAAACATGGTTTTCACGGTCTGTCGATGAATATGGTGGCCAAAGAAGCCAGGGTCGCGACAGGGACCATCTATCGCTATTTCAGTGATAAAGATGATCTCCTGTATCAGCTGCATGACCATATACTGACGATTGTCGCCAGGAAAATCACACAGAACGTTTCTGATGTCATGCCCTTAGAACAGCAGTTCCGTACTATGTGGCTCAACATCTGGAACATGGCTACGGATAATGAAGCACCGCTGATTAACCGGGGCCAGTTCGAAAACATGCCGCACCGAGGGAAGCAGTACAAGATAGCGTTAGAGCAAACGCTCTTTGCCCCTGTCCACAGGATGTTTGACACGGGTAAAGCTCAGGGGCTGTTTAAGCCTTTGGACAACGAGATTTTAAGCGCACTCAGCCTTGAACCCAGCGCCTGTCTGGCCCGCAAGCACCTGAGTGGTACGTTTACGGTAAGTGATGAGGCGCGGGATGCTGCCATTAAAGCTTGCTGGGATGCTGTAATTACACATTGA